The Phragmites australis chromosome 1, lpPhrAust1.1, whole genome shotgun sequence genomic interval CTTTTGTCCAGCAACTGGCTGTCATTTTTCCTCCGGGATGCTTAAAAAATTGAAATCTTTAAATGTGAGATGTGTTTCTCTTCTGTTGTTCCAAATGCTGTCGACTTTAATTATGCCGCTTGTGTTTTTTTGTTCTGAAATGCACATGATGTCTTACACTTGATCTCTGAACTTCAGGTAAGTTCGTATGTGGAAATTATCAATCACTGATGCACTTCTTACCTTTTCTCCTTCTGTTTCTGGTGATATTCCCAGTCACTACTAAAAGTATTTCCTTCTTATTTTGGAAAGGTTCTTGATCTTCTTGCACTTGATTTACTGATAGCATTTTGTATGTTACTTGAATCAGTTCTTTTGTTTAATTGTTGCTTTTGTACATCTATTTGTTATATGCATTTCTTATCCTAAATTATAGTATccatttttaatgatttttttttagctcGTATTAGGTGCTTCTCTTGTGGAGAATGGCCTGAATACACAGAGCATGATTTGTTCCGAATTGTTAGTGCCTCTCTTTCATGCCCTGGGAAATGCTAGATTGTGCCGCTTGTAAAGTTGGGCTCCGTTTGGAATGCAGAAAATTTACTAGAAATGGTTCAGTTCACgcaggattaaaaaaaaatcctttgttcCAAATACAAACACTGAATTTTACAAGACTGTTTATTTAGGGAGTATTTTGGTCCCCTTTTGGCTAGTATTCCATGGTAAATTTTAACTGCACACTGTCAAAAAATTTATTGATTTTGCAGTCCAAGTTTCGCGGCAGAAGTTCTGAGCGCAAGGACAGAAGTTCTTCCATGTGCAAGGACAGAAGAAGCTCATTGGAGCGGAAGGATAGAAGAAGCTTGTTGGAGCACCAAGACAGCAGTCGTAGCAAGGAAGGAACCATAAGCAAGGCATGGCCAACTGCTGGCATGGACTCCACTGTTTCTGAGAGAAGCTTAGCAAAGCCATCAGAGAAGCAGCTGTATGACCAGCAAGGCAAGGGTAAGTTCCAGATGGTTGTTGGTGGGGTCAAGAAGGAACCTCCTCGGAAGGTCACTGCAGATGAAGCTGCTGCTATTGTAATGGCAGCTACACGTGGACTGGGTCCTGCCAATGACTCACGTAACACCCTAAAAAAAATGAGAGACGATGTTCACACCCGAGGGAGTAATGATCATAGTTCCAGCTTTGGAAGTTTCTCATCTTTACAGGACCAAGATGCAAAGCCCGAACACACTTCAAATAGTGAGGCAGATACTTCACTTACAAGTAGTGGACAGCTAAAAAAGGAAGGTACTGGAATTATTGATGATGATTGGATCACAAACACTATTGCAAAAGCTGCTGCTGTTGCGGCCTCCAAAGAGGCAGATTCTTCTGAAGCTTCAATGACGAAGGAGCAGAAGCTGAAAGCTGAGAGGCTTCGGCGTGCGAAGATGTTTGCTGCAATTATTAAGAGTGGAGGCAACAAGATGAACGATTTGGCTATAGGAACTGATCCAACCAATGAACCTACCAAGGCCTCTCCTGCTGATATGAATGTCTCTTCACCTTATCTGCAACCTGCGGCTAAGGAACGTGAAGATAGCTCTGCGCCGTTTGAACAGGAAGGTTCAATTGCAACAAAGCAGGAGAAAGACTCTGATAATGAACTGAACAGGGTGAGGAAGTACAGAAAGCATCACCCAGAGTCCGATGAGAAGGATGATTCAGAGGaaagctacaagcacttgaggAAGAGGCACCGATCAGAGCATTCAAGAAGCCATAGTAAGGATGTACACAAGCATAAGCATAAGAGTCACTCCAGTGACCTGGAATCCAGGCATTATAGGCGCCGACATGGCTCTTCAGAAGATGAACATGAGCATCGGAGTTCCAAGTCGAGGCATCGGCATAGGGACGACGAACAATACTCTGATGATGACAAGCATAGGAGGTCACGGAGGCACCGGAGGGATCATCGCTCCACGGAAAGGAAGCATGAGTATGACCGAGATCAGAGTGAACAAACTCTAGGTCGCTCAGCAGCTTCCCCAAGCACATCAAATATTAAGTTTGTATCAGAGAGGCCTCCTGGTGACACCGCCCAATCTTCAGAGGCGACAACTGAAGTGCCGAGTGAGCTGAGAGCAAAAATCCGAGCGATGTTATTAGAGACACTGTAATAACTTGTGCACAACAATGTAATGTTTGTAACGCAGTGCTCTGTTTGGTAACCAATTGGTACTGTCCACTTATGTATTATTCAAATTCGTTCCTACTATTTTTTAGTGGAAAAATGATCCTACTATGCGCTGAAACGGCCATTTTATTTGAATCTGTGATCTGCTTGCTTATTCGCGTCCCCTATTTTCACACGCTGATATTTCAGCTGCAAGCGTAAGCTAGTAT includes:
- the LOC133918665 gene encoding uncharacterized protein LOC133918665 isoform X1, giving the protein MDLEVVGRHALLFDDDATAEVVNPGGSLVRWVAIGAADLLLDRYDVRHLLDRVPPRPRRAYSAALLSAPSPDGVSEAELDRERFLDLPADDGGGEDEGTQDAPSSGNRTDTGHADYNAVHFSYGSSAGSDDPNTLSSYYRPSFHVPESLLNKLPPSEKVHQIIARTALFVSEHGGQSEIVLRIKQGSNPTFGFLMPDHHLHSYFRYLVDHPQLLKDSADAVDRNKGNRTVNNESEHASTSGALSLLGTAYDSGDEDEGTLSASSKGIDPGSNTSPDVQGHGKSSSSVCDDKVGKDGTVTAGATAVKGKPTLAKKNPMLTGNNIVSAHREKVKHTITASTTDKSENSNSCLSEIKEMILEPPSFLKRTMEKIVEFIITNGKEFEEKLIEQDRTTGRFPFLLSSNPYYTYYLKILQETQESKFRGRSSERKDRSSSMCKDRRSSLERKDRRSLLEHQDSSRSKEGTISKAWPTAGMDSTVSERSLAKPSEKQLYDQQGKGKFQMVVGGVKKEPPRKVTADEAAAIVMAATRGLGPANDSRNTLKKMRDDVHTRGSNDHSSSFGSFSSLQDQDAKPEHTSNSEADTSLTSSGQLKKEGTGIIDDDWITNTIAKAAAVAASKEADSSEASMTKEQKLKAERLRRAKMFAAIIKSGGNKMNDLAIGTDPTNEPTKASPADMNVSSPYLQPAAKEREDSSAPFEQEGSIATKQEKDSDNELNRVRKYRKHHPESDEKDDSEESYKHLRKRHRSEHSRSHSKDVHKHKHKSHSSDLESRHYRRRHGSSEDEHEHRSSKSRHRHRDDEQYSDDDKHRRSRRHRRDHRSTERKHEYDRDQSEQTLGRSAASPSTSNIKFVSERPPGDTAQSSEATTEVPSELRAKIRAMLLETL
- the LOC133918665 gene encoding uncharacterized protein LOC133918665 isoform X2 — protein: MHLDVRNRQPPSEKVHQIIARTALFVSEHGGQSEIVLRIKQGSNPTFGFLMPDHHLHSYFRYLVDHPQLLKDSADAVDRNKGNRTVNNESEHASTSGALSLLGTAYDSGDEDEGTLSASSKGIDPGSNTSPDVQGHGKSSSSVCDDKVGKDGTVTAGATAVKGKPTLAKKNPMLTGNNIVSAHREKVKHTITASTTDKSENSNSCLSEIKEMILEPPSFLKRTMEKIVEFIITNGKEFEEKLIEQDRTTGRFPFLLSSNPYYTYYLKILQETQESKFRGRSSERKDRSSSMCKDRRSSLERKDRRSLLEHQDSSRSKEGTISKAWPTAGMDSTVSERSLAKPSEKQLYDQQGKGKFQMVVGGVKKEPPRKVTADEAAAIVMAATRGLGPANDSRNTLKKMRDDVHTRGSNDHSSSFGSFSSLQDQDAKPEHTSNSEADTSLTSSGQLKKEGTGIIDDDWITNTIAKAAAVAASKEADSSEASMTKEQKLKAERLRRAKMFAAIIKSGGNKMNDLAIGTDPTNEPTKASPADMNVSSPYLQPAAKEREDSSAPFEQEGSIATKQEKDSDNELNRVRKYRKHHPESDEKDDSEESYKHLRKRHRSEHSRSHSKDVHKHKHKSHSSDLESRHYRRRHGSSEDEHEHRSSKSRHRHRDDEQYSDDDKHRRSRRHRRDHRSTERKHEYDRDQSEQTLGRSAASPSTSNIKFVSERPPGDTAQSSEATTEVPSELRAKIRAMLLETL